From the Desulfovibrio desulfuricans genome, the window GACAAATTTTTGTTCCTTTGTCAACATTTGATTGTTTTCTTCAAATTCAGCCTTTTCTTTTTCCTCTTTATTAAAAGCACGAAGCACTCTTACACCGATAAGATTTTCTCTCGTTTTTAGAAGAATTTCATCTAAATA encodes:
- a CDS encoding ABC transporter transmembrane domain-containing protein, with product FGAMAMSFMVDVKAAMVFVVVIPLLSVVVFGIMLITMPLYKKVQSYLDEILLKTRENLIGVRVLRAFNKEEKEKAEFEENNQMLTKEQKFV